One segment of Toxotes jaculatrix isolate fToxJac2 chromosome 8, fToxJac2.pri, whole genome shotgun sequence DNA contains the following:
- the azi2 gene encoding 5-azacytidine-induced protein 2 isoform X2: protein MEHLAVDDDICILKHETAFTTAGESPVSVCAGDESVASHFALVTAYEDIKKRLRDTERENTLLRKRVKQLEDKLFRSDAPPSEGPQYVNKAFSAYRGIYIEKEDLQMELNKLKKEKSESERLLTEQLQAKEMELLQLKTEMEISQVMKSLNSPQDHWPVDRVSTDLKIHKLQEELDRVTLENSRLVDRSGEEPLGLNGPDLDLTCDAKYNASEEGMLQMCKALHGEVKRLHSELDHQKGLIRKLRPLISETRQAASTFPIQCLDDVEKNNHPVPRVSVPRPPSAPPLPSCSGRPCPPVCGPSGTLLPDSLKEDCWYNGPWPSQSCSGEALVGSSACSVVLPPPPLNQASLDESSRSFPSPPKPSDAVFWEGHSAASNSSSSMGNCSPRSPPNTEWAKPY from the exons ATGGAGCACCTGGCAGTGGATGATGATATCTGTATTCTTAAACATGAGACAGCCTTCACCACCGCCGGCGAGAGCCCTGTATCGGTGTGTGCCGGTGACGAATCTGTTGCTTCCCACTTCGCCCTGGTCACAGCCTATGAGGACATCAAGAAGAggctgagagacacagagcgaGAGAATACCTTGCTGAGGAAGAGGGTTAAGCAGCTGGAGGATAAG CTCTTCAGGTCAGATGCGCCTCCATCAGAAGGTCCCCAGTACGTGAACAAGGCCTTCAGTGCTTACCGAGGTATCTATATAGAGAAGGAGGATCTGCAGATGGAGCTTAACAAGCTG aaaaaggagaagagtgagagtgagaggtTGCTGACGGAGCAGCTCCAGGCCAAAGAGATGGAGCTGCTTCAGctgaagacagagatggagatcAGCCAAG TGATGAAGAGCCTGAACAGCCCTCAGGACCACTGGCCGGTGGATAGGGTCAGCACTGATCTAAAGATCCACAAACTACAGGAAGAACTGGACAGAGTGACACTGGAAAACAGCAGACTGGTGGATAGAAGTGGG GAGGAACCACTTGGCCTTAACGGACCAGACTTGGACCTGACCTGTGATGCAAAGTATAATGCAAG TGAGGAGGGCATGCTGCAGATGTGCAAGGCTTTGCACGGTGAGGTCAAACGTCTCCATTCAGAGCTGGATCACCAAAAAGGCCTGATCAGGAAACTCAGGCCTTTGATCAGTGAGACAAGACAAG CTGCCTCAACATTTCCAATCCAGTGTCTGGATGACGTGGAGAAGAACAACCATCCAGTTCCTAGGGTGTCAGTGCCTCGTCCCCCTAGTGCCCCCCCACTCCCCTCATGTTCCGGACGCCCCTGCCCCCCTGTCTGTGGCCCATCAGGCACCTTGCTGCCAGACAGTCTGAAGGAGGACTGCTGGTACAACGGGCCCTGGCCCTCTCAGAGCTGTTCAGGAGAGGCTCTGGTTGGGAGCAGTGCCTGCTCTGTCGTCCTGCCCCCGCCTCCCCTGAACCAAGCTTCCCTGGATGAGAGCTCCAGGTCCTTCCCCAGCCCACCCAAGCCTAGTGATGCCGTGTTTTGGGAGGGACACTCCGCTGCATCCAACTCCTCGTCCTCAATGGGAAACTGCAGTCCCAGGAGCCCGCCCAATACTGAGTGGGCCAAGCCCTATTGA
- the azi2 gene encoding 5-azacytidine-induced protein 2 isoform X1 — protein MEHLAVDDDICILKHETAFTTAGESPVSVCAGDESVASHFALVTAYEDIKKRLRDTERENTLLRKRVKQLEDKLFRSDAPPSEGPQYVNKAFSAYRGIYIEKEDLQMELNKLKKEKSESERLLTEQLQAKEMELLQLKTEMEISQGTVMKSLNSPQDHWPVDRVSTDLKIHKLQEELDRVTLENSRLVDRSGEEPLGLNGPDLDLTCDAKYNASEEGMLQMCKALHGEVKRLHSELDHQKGLIRKLRPLISETRQAASTFPIQCLDDVEKNNHPVPRVSVPRPPSAPPLPSCSGRPCPPVCGPSGTLLPDSLKEDCWYNGPWPSQSCSGEALVGSSACSVVLPPPPLNQASLDESSRSFPSPPKPSDAVFWEGHSAASNSSSSMGNCSPRSPPNTEWAKPY, from the exons ATGGAGCACCTGGCAGTGGATGATGATATCTGTATTCTTAAACATGAGACAGCCTTCACCACCGCCGGCGAGAGCCCTGTATCGGTGTGTGCCGGTGACGAATCTGTTGCTTCCCACTTCGCCCTGGTCACAGCCTATGAGGACATCAAGAAGAggctgagagacacagagcgaGAGAATACCTTGCTGAGGAAGAGGGTTAAGCAGCTGGAGGATAAG CTCTTCAGGTCAGATGCGCCTCCATCAGAAGGTCCCCAGTACGTGAACAAGGCCTTCAGTGCTTACCGAGGTATCTATATAGAGAAGGAGGATCTGCAGATGGAGCTTAACAAGCTG aaaaaggagaagagtgagagtgagaggtTGCTGACGGAGCAGCTCCAGGCCAAAGAGATGGAGCTGCTTCAGctgaagacagagatggagatcAGCCAAGGTACAG TGATGAAGAGCCTGAACAGCCCTCAGGACCACTGGCCGGTGGATAGGGTCAGCACTGATCTAAAGATCCACAAACTACAGGAAGAACTGGACAGAGTGACACTGGAAAACAGCAGACTGGTGGATAGAAGTGGG GAGGAACCACTTGGCCTTAACGGACCAGACTTGGACCTGACCTGTGATGCAAAGTATAATGCAAG TGAGGAGGGCATGCTGCAGATGTGCAAGGCTTTGCACGGTGAGGTCAAACGTCTCCATTCAGAGCTGGATCACCAAAAAGGCCTGATCAGGAAACTCAGGCCTTTGATCAGTGAGACAAGACAAG CTGCCTCAACATTTCCAATCCAGTGTCTGGATGACGTGGAGAAGAACAACCATCCAGTTCCTAGGGTGTCAGTGCCTCGTCCCCCTAGTGCCCCCCCACTCCCCTCATGTTCCGGACGCCCCTGCCCCCCTGTCTGTGGCCCATCAGGCACCTTGCTGCCAGACAGTCTGAAGGAGGACTGCTGGTACAACGGGCCCTGGCCCTCTCAGAGCTGTTCAGGAGAGGCTCTGGTTGGGAGCAGTGCCTGCTCTGTCGTCCTGCCCCCGCCTCCCCTGAACCAAGCTTCCCTGGATGAGAGCTCCAGGTCCTTCCCCAGCCCACCCAAGCCTAGTGATGCCGTGTTTTGGGAGGGACACTCCGCTGCATCCAACTCCTCGTCCTCAATGGGAAACTGCAGTCCCAGGAGCCCGCCCAATACTGAGTGGGCCAAGCCCTATTGA